In the Blautia coccoides genome, AGGATGACAGTTGGAGCGATAAGGTCGCGGCAAATGTTCTTACATATGCCAATATCCGTGAAGGGGCAGATGTGAGCAGCCAGTGTGTTGGCAGACTTCCTTCCGGAGCAGTGGCCACTGTAGTCGGAAATGATGAGGGATGGCTGCAGGTGACTTCCGGGGAGGTCAACGGATATATAAGAGAAGATTTGGTGGTTTCCGGTGATGAAGCCAGGAATTTATATGAAGCTATGTACGGCGCAGGGGATATCTCTGTTGAGGCTGTAACCGTGGATGCAGAGGCAGAAGCGGCAGCAGCATTGGCTGCAGAAGCAGCCCGATCCGCACAGGCATCTGCTCAGGCAGTACAGACCGAGCAGGGACAGGCAGCACAGGAAACAGAGGCGGTCAGCACACAGGAGACAGCACAGCAGGTATCCGTCTCAACATCAGATCTTGATCTGATGGCAGCTATCATTGAATGTGAAGCCGGCGGTGAATCTTATGAAGGAAAGATTGGTGTCGGAGCTGTTATCATGAACCGCATCAGAAGCGGGGAGTTTCCAAATACATTATCAGAAGTCATCTACCAGAGCGGCCAGTTTGAACCCACATGGACGGGTAAACTGTCAAGCGTACTCTCACGGGGAGCAAGTGAGGCATGTTACGCAGCCGCTCAGGATGTCTTCGCCGGAGCAAATACCATCGGAGGCCGCCTCTTTTTCCACGCTGGCGGAGGAAGTGGCCTGACTATTGGAAATCAGACATTTTACTAAAATATTCGAGCAAGAGCGGAATGGGGAGAACCTGTTCCGTTCTTTTTTTATATAACATTGTTCCGAAAGCCAAAGTGTATTAAAATAGAGCCAAAGGAGACAAGATTATGCTGATTCAGATTGTAGAGGATGACAGGGCGCTGAGTGACGGGATCGCACTGGCTCTTGGAGAAAAAGATACAGAATTTGTGCAGTGCACAGGCGTGAGAAATGCAGAGAAGGTATATGAGGAGAAGAAACCGGATTTGATCATTCTGGATATTAATCTGCCGGATGGGAGCGGATATGATTATCTGAAATGGGTACGGAGCCGTGCGGATACCCCCGTCCTTATGCTCACCGCCAATGATATGGAGATGGATGAGGTTATGGGACTGAGCCTGGGGGCTGATGACTATATGACGAAACCCTTCAGCCTGGCAGTTCTCCGGGCGAGGATCCAGGCGCTTTTTCGCAGGCAGGCCAAGCGGGAGAGATATGAGTTTGACGGTTTTATCTTAGACTTTGCAGGACTAACCTTTGAAAAGAACGGACAGGAGATATCCCTCAGCAAAAATGAACAGAGGCTGCTCAGACTGTTTTTGGAAAACGAAGGAAGAGTGCTGACACGCTCTGTGCTTGTGGACAGGCTCTGGACCGACGGTGCGGAGTATGTGGATGAGAATGCGCTGTCCGTCACAGTGAACAGGCTGCGGGGCAAGCTGGAGGACAAGAGAAAAGGCATCACTTATATACAGACCGTATACGGGCAGGGATATGTCTGGAGGCGTGAGAGGACAGGAGAGACGGGTTATGCTGAGAAGTAGAGAGGCAAGAAAAGTGGAGGAAATGCTGGATGCAGCTCTTCAGGGGAATTTCCGGGAATCCGACTACGACGAGTCGGAGTTATCCAGGGTGGAGACAAAGTGGAAGCGGTTCCTGAGCACCTCTGCGCTGTCAAAGGAGCAGTTGGAGAGGGAGAAAGAGAATGTAAAAAGTCTGGTATCAGATATCTCCCATCAGACAAAAACTCCTGTGGCCAACATCAGGCTCTATACGGAGCTTCTGAAGGAGAGACTCTGCGGGGAGGAGAATACGCCGGAAAGACAGCAGGAGATCAGGATGGCGGAGGAAATATCCAGGCAGGCCGAAAAGTTGGAGTTTCTTATACAGTCTCTGACGAAAATGTC is a window encoding:
- a CDS encoding cell wall hydrolase, which encodes MKERMRRILCCMGTAGVMTVMMAVPAMAADVTEDDQNIEVIQEAEQTEEEANADTDVQDAADSQDAETAENEEAQAEDTQDDSWSDKVAANVLTYANIREGADVSSQCVGRLPSGAVATVVGNDEGWLQVTSGEVNGYIREDLVVSGDEARNLYEAMYGAGDISVEAVTVDAEAEAAAALAAEAARSAQASAQAVQTEQGQAAQETEAVSTQETAQQVSVSTSDLDLMAAIIECEAGGESYEGKIGVGAVIMNRIRSGEFPNTLSEVIYQSGQFEPTWTGKLSSVLSRGASEACYAAAQDVFAGANTIGGRLFFHAGGGSGLTIGNQTFY
- a CDS encoding response regulator transcription factor; this encodes MLIQIVEDDRALSDGIALALGEKDTEFVQCTGVRNAEKVYEEKKPDLIILDINLPDGSGYDYLKWVRSRADTPVLMLTANDMEMDEVMGLSLGADDYMTKPFSLAVLRARIQALFRRQAKRERYEFDGFILDFAGLTFEKNGQEISLSKNEQRLLRLFLENEGRVLTRSVLVDRLWTDGAEYVDENALSVTVNRLRGKLEDKRKGITYIQTVYGQGYVWRRERTGETGYAEK